AATCTTACAGCATCGAAAAGTAAAGTAAGTATAATCCCTATAAAGACTGGTATGAGCATGGCAGGATTTTTACCAACTATTTTAAATGGTTCGGTGAAAACATCACCTAGGTTTATTCTCACGCATATTCCCCCCCTCTAATTTTGAAGACACTCATGTCACTTTTTTTTCTTCCAAACATCTATTTTTTTCAAATTGCAAAGTGGTATGACTGATTTCAAATTCTTCTTTTAAAACTTTGTTTAATTTATCTATACAATCATCCAGCTTATAATTATTTTGGTCAAAACTTTCTTGAAGTCTTATATGGGCTTCCATATATTTGTCTTTTCCATCGGTTGTCCAAATGTGGATATGGTGAACATCTTTTACGAAATCAAACTTTTCCAAATTTGTTTTTATTTTTCCGATTTCAATATCAGTTGGAGTTCCTTGTAGTAATATATTTATAGTATTCTTAAGTAGTGGTATACTTTCTATAAATATATACCCGCTTATCATAAGAGTGAATATAGCATCAACAATGTAAAGTTTTTGATAAATGATCAAAAATGCCCCAATGATTACAAATATAGACGAAATAGTATCGCTAAGGATATGGATAAAAGTGGCTTTGACATTTAAATTTGTTTTTGAATCAGAATGTAATAAATATGCGGTTGTTAGATTTCCTGTTAAACCAATAAAAGCAACTGTTAGCATTATGTTACCTTGTATGATTGATGGATTTGATAATTTATTTATACCTTCAATAAGTAAATAAACAGCGATAACCATTAATATTTCTGTATTTACAAAAGCAGCAAGTGTTTCCACCCTTTTATAACCGTATGTCCTTTTTGAGTCTCGTTTCTTTTTTGATAAAACCCTTGCGATATAACTTATAAGGATTGCAGTAGTATCGTTTAGATTATGTATGGCATCGGATAATAAAGCTAAACTATTCGAAAAGATTCCGCCCAATATCTCTGCAATAGTTATACCAAAATTCAGTATAACAGAAAGAAGGAGTCTAGAATCTAAAGTCCTTTCTTTTTCTTCATGATGTAGATCCATAAAACCATCCTCTATTTTGTTGGCAATTCTCTTGATTCATAAACATAGATGCCATTTTCATATTTAGAATATTTCCAATTTGGGAACGTCCATTGATTTGAAATTACTTTTGCTCCAGGCTTGAGTTCTTTTTTTAATTTATTTTCTAATTTATTCATCGCAAAATCCACTTGAAAAGCCGTTATAATATCGAATTTAGACAAATCTGCTTTCCAGAAGTTTTTCCAATGAATAAACGCCTTTCCTTTTAATCCGGCTCTTCTAATATTTCTCCTTGAAATCAATACTAAAAAAGGGTTTATCTCAAAACCATGAGCTTGTGCACCTTTTTCAGCGAAGGCTATAACAACACGGCCATCTCCCGATCCCAAATCTACCGAGATCTCGTCTCCTTTTATTTCTGCCATATCAACCATTTTTTCGACATCTCTTTTTCTACTTGGATCAAATATAGCACCCTTCAATGAAAAAGGAATTACCCAGAAAAAAAGCAAATATAATATTAATAATGCTAAAATTGTAAAAAATATCCACATGTTTTCCCCTTTATCTTAATAAACTATACAGTGAACTTACCATCTTTTGTACTTTGTTACCTCTCGCAAGAAGTTTTTTCTTTTTTCTCTGTCAGCTTCTTTTTCTACACCTACTGGGGGATATCCATCTATTACTCCTAATATACCCCTTCCCTGATCACTTTCAGTTACAATTATCTGTAGAGGGTTTGCTGTAGCAGCAAAAATATTGAGTACTTCTTGAACATTCAATAGTTGATTTTTGATGTTTATCGGAAAACCATTTTTGATCATTAACACAAAACAATGACCTGCTCCTATCTTTTGAGCGTTATCGATAGCTACTTTAATCAACTCTTCATCGTTCCCGTCGTATCTTACAAGGCGAGGACCAGAGGCTTCGTTGAAAGCTAAGCCAAATTTTAAAGAAGGGTTCGTTGTAACTATACTTTCATAGATATCTTCGACAGTTTTTATGAAATGTGATTGCCCTACTATTATATTCGTATCTTCAGGAACATATAACTGTACAACATCGAGATTTAAATCCATCTTTCGCCTCCTGATTATTTTTTTGAAAATATTAGATTTAAAAATTCTAAAAATTTATTTATAGCGCCCCTTCGCCCCGCTCC
The Petrotoga miotherma DSM 10691 DNA segment above includes these coding regions:
- a CDS encoding methyltransferase domain-containing protein, giving the protein MWIFFTILALLILYLLFFWVIPFSLKGAIFDPSRKRDVEKMVDMAEIKGDEISVDLGSGDGRVVIAFAEKGAQAHGFEINPFLVLISRRNIRRAGLKGKAFIHWKNFWKADLSKFDIITAFQVDFAMNKLENKLKKELKPGAKVISNQWTFPNWKYSKYENGIYVYESRELPTK
- a CDS encoding adenosine-specific kinase is translated as MDLNLDVVQLYVPEDTNIIVGQSHFIKTVEDIYESIVTTNPSLKFGLAFNEASGPRLVRYDGNDEELIKVAIDNAQKIGAGHCFVLMIKNGFPINIKNQLLNVQEVLNIFAATANPLQIIVTESDQGRGILGVIDGYPPVGVEKEADREKRKNFLREVTKYKRW
- a CDS encoding cation diffusion facilitator family transporter; this translates as MDLHHEEKERTLDSRLLLSVILNFGITIAEILGGIFSNSLALLSDAIHNLNDTTAILISYIARVLSKKKRDSKRTYGYKRVETLAAFVNTEILMVIAVYLLIEGINKLSNPSIIQGNIMLTVAFIGLTGNLTTAYLLHSDSKTNLNVKATFIHILSDTISSIFVIIGAFLIIYQKLYIVDAIFTLMISGYIFIESIPLLKNTINILLQGTPTDIEIGKIKTNLEKFDFVKDVHHIHIWTTDGKDKYMEAHIRLQESFDQNNYKLDDCIDKLNKVLKEEFEISHTTLQFEKNRCLEEKKVT